The Siniperca chuatsi isolate FFG_IHB_CAS linkage group LG2, ASM2008510v1, whole genome shotgun sequence genome window below encodes:
- the sh2d5 gene encoding SH2 domain-containing protein 5 isoform X1 codes for MGEAPVREDCTVTRSAEYVGSFPVDDHCLDDQMEQLHAQLKSLKTCKRRRPVSIKFSIKGVKMYNEDETTLLMAHALHRVSLSTARPMDGQFAFVSHNPGSTDAQLYCHVFQARHARAAQFLNLLLCRCFQLSYLEKHPEEAQEDSVGSMPRRNPSLLNHGFPLSVSALVSFRRAPFQGLLPGAKNNHVSSDDLHSSQDEVFPTSSPSLVRKKAIRSKGLRSGAYRSFTFTPLKQHSVQERLSLSQGKEQDRTPVRKSRTPSLAETEEALAQAVWCWAGIATDSSYSLLADDVLGSYLLCPHPKKPKCGSLIIRSPSGLISHLIENTCNGKFLLEKCKTEFSSIAELIEHYTEAQDELPCLLSCARVNHCYEWEENTSKQQAVKPHKSLKKAQIKSTHRKEWV; via the exons ATGGGCGAGGCACCAGTCAGAGAGGATTGTACAGTGACACGATCAGCAGAG TATGTGGGCTCATTTCCTGTGGATGACCACTGTTTGGATGACCAGATGGAGCAACTGCACGCTCAGCTGAAGTCCCTTAAA ACATGCAAAAGGAGGAGACCCGTATCCATAAAATTCTCCATTAAAGGTGTGAAAATGTATAATGAGGATGAAACG aCGCTCCTGATGGCTCATGCCCTGCATAGAGTCAGTCTGTCCACCGCCCGGCCCATGGATGGCCAGTTTGCCTTCGTCTCCCACAACCCAGGCAGCACCGACGCCCAACTGTACTGCCATGTCTTTCAAGCCAGGCATGCCAGAGCG GCACAGTTCCTGAACCTGCTCCTTTGCCGCTGTTTCCAGCTGTCTTACTTGGAGAAGCACCCAGAGGAGGCCCAGGAAGACTCTGTTGGTTCGATGCCTCGTCGCAACCCCTCTCTGCTCAACCACGGTTTCCCTCTCAGTGTTAGTGCCCTGGTGTCCTTCAGAAGAGCCCCTTTTCAAGGGCTGTTGCCAGGGGCTAAG AACAATCATGTGTCTTCCGATGACCTTCACAGCAGCCAAGATGAAGTCTTCCCCACATCCTCCCCCTCCCTGGTGCGCAAGAAAGCCATCCGCAGTAAAGGACTGCGCTCTGGGGCTTACCGCTCCTTCACTTTCACACCACTCAAACAGCACAGTGTTCAGGAGCGACTGAGTTTGTCACAAG gaaaagaacaagACAGGACGCCAGTAAGGAAATCCCGCACTCCAAGTTTGGCCGAAACAGAAGAAGCACTGGCTCAAGCAGTGTGGTGTTGGGCTGGTATCGCGAC TGACAGCAGCTATTCCCTGCTTGCAGACGATGTTCTGGGATCGTACCTCCTGTGCCCACATCCTAAAAAACCCAAATGTGGCTCTCTCATCATTCGCTCCCCCTCTGGCCTGATCAGCCACCTCATAGAGAACACTTGTAATGGGAAATTCCTGCTGGAG AAATGCAAGACTGAATTCAGTTCCATAGCAGAACTGATTGAACACTACACAGAGGCTCAGGATGAGCTGCCGTGTCTGCTGAGCTGTGCCCGGGTAAACCACTGCTATGAGTGGGAGGAAAATACCAGCAAACAGCAGGCTGTAAAGCCACACAAGAGCCTGAAGAAAGCCCAAATTAAAAGTACCCACAGAAAGGAATGGGTTTAA
- the sh2d5 gene encoding SH2 domain-containing protein 5 isoform X2, with the protein MGEAPVREDCTVTRSAEYVGSFPVDDHCLDDQMEQLHAQLKSLKTCKRRRPVSIKFSIKGVKMYNEDETTLLMAHALHRVSLSTARPMDGQFAFVSHNPGSTDAQLYCHVFQARHARAAQFLNLLLCRCFQLSYLEKHPEEAQEDSVGSMPRRNPSLLNHGFPLSVSALVSFRRAPFQGLLPGAKNNHVSSDDLHSSQDEVFPTSSPSLVRKKAIRSKGLRSGAYRSFTFTPLKQHSVQERLSLSQGGPSVHRALSRVKELIRKRTRQDASKEIPHSKFGRNRRSTGSSSVVLGWYRD; encoded by the exons ATGGGCGAGGCACCAGTCAGAGAGGATTGTACAGTGACACGATCAGCAGAG TATGTGGGCTCATTTCCTGTGGATGACCACTGTTTGGATGACCAGATGGAGCAACTGCACGCTCAGCTGAAGTCCCTTAAA ACATGCAAAAGGAGGAGACCCGTATCCATAAAATTCTCCATTAAAGGTGTGAAAATGTATAATGAGGATGAAACG aCGCTCCTGATGGCTCATGCCCTGCATAGAGTCAGTCTGTCCACCGCCCGGCCCATGGATGGCCAGTTTGCCTTCGTCTCCCACAACCCAGGCAGCACCGACGCCCAACTGTACTGCCATGTCTTTCAAGCCAGGCATGCCAGAGCG GCACAGTTCCTGAACCTGCTCCTTTGCCGCTGTTTCCAGCTGTCTTACTTGGAGAAGCACCCAGAGGAGGCCCAGGAAGACTCTGTTGGTTCGATGCCTCGTCGCAACCCCTCTCTGCTCAACCACGGTTTCCCTCTCAGTGTTAGTGCCCTGGTGTCCTTCAGAAGAGCCCCTTTTCAAGGGCTGTTGCCAGGGGCTAAG AACAATCATGTGTCTTCCGATGACCTTCACAGCAGCCAAGATGAAGTCTTCCCCACATCCTCCCCCTCCCTGGTGCGCAAGAAAGCCATCCGCAGTAAAGGACTGCGCTCTGGGGCTTACCGCTCCTTCACTTTCACACCACTCAAACAGCACAGTGTTCAGGAGCGACTGAGTTTGTCACAAGGTGGGCCAAGTGTTCACAGAGCGCTTTCAAGAGTCAAAGAGTTGATTAG gaaaagaacaagACAGGACGCCAGTAAGGAAATCCCGCACTCCAAGTTTGGCCGAAACAGAAGAAGCACTGGCTCAAGCAGTGTGGTGTTGGGCTGGTATCGCGAC TGA